The nucleotide window GCGAGCTGCAATTGGACGCGGACGCCGACGCGGCGATCTGGCTGCCGCGCCTGGACACCTACCTGTGCGATCTGAAAGAGTCGCAGATCCGCGACGGCCTGCACATTTTTGGCGAGTCACCCAGCGGACGGCTGCGCATCGACACCTTGCTGGCGTTGCTGCGCATTCCCCGGGGCGACGGCAAGGGCGCGCAGTCGAGCCTGTTGCGGGCGCTGTCGAAAGCGTTCGAGCTGGGTTTCGATCCGTTGGATTGCGCCTTGGCCGACCCTTGGGCCGGCGACTGTCCCGAAGCGTTGCGGCAGGTCAGCGATGAGCCCTGGCGTACCGCCGGCGATACCCGCGAGCGCCTGGAGCTGTTTGCGGCAAGCTTGATCGAGCAGGCCCTGCAAGGTCGGGTCGAGCAGTTGGACACGCCGGGTTGGCAAGAGGTGAACAGCGTCATCGAGAGCCTGCGCTCCGTGGTGGCCCCGCGCCTGGACGCCTGTGGCCCGGCGGAGATGCGCGGCCTGCTGGACGCCTTGAGCGGCCGCTTCGTGCCGGCGGGCCCCAGTGGTGCGCCGAGTCGTGGGCGCCTGGACGTGTTGCCCACCGGGCGCAACTTCTTCTCGGTGGACGTGCGCAACCTGCCCACCACTACGGCGTGGCGCATCGGTTTCCAGTCGGCGAACCTGATTCTGGAGCGGCACTTGCAGGATCATGGTGATCACCTGCGCCAGCTCGGCCTGTCGGTGTGGGGCACCGCCACCATGCGCACCGGCGGCGATGATATCGCCCAGGCCATGGCGCTGATGGGCGTGCGCCCGGTGTGGGCCACGGGCAGCCAAAGGGTGGATGACTTCGAGATCCTGCCGCTGAGCCTGCTGGATCGGCCCCGGGTCGATGTGACACTGCGGGTCTCGGGGTTCTTCCGGGACGCCTTTGCCAATCTGATCCGGCTGTTCGATGCGGCGGTGCAGGCCGTAGCCGCGCTCGATGAGCCGCCAGACATGAACCCTCTGGCCGCCAAGGTGCGGAGCGAGCGGGATAGCCTGTTGGCTTCGGGCCTCGAGGCGGACGCGGCTGCCCGGCAGGCCGGCTGGCGGATCTTCGGCGCCAAGCCCGGAGCCTATGGCGCGGGTGTGCAGGGCGCCATCGACGGTCGCCTGTGGCAGAGCCGCGAAGACCTGGCCGAGGTGTACCTGAACTGGGGCGGCTACGCCTATGGCGGCGCAGATGAAGGCACCGCTGCGCGGGATCAGTTTTCCCGACGCTTGAGCCAGGTACAGGCGGTGCTACAAAACCAGGACAACCGCGAGCACGACCTGCTCGATTCCAACGACTACTACCAGTTCCAGGGCGGCATGCTGGCGGCGGTGGAAACCCTTGGTGGAACCGCCGCGGCCAGTTACCACGGTGATCACAGCCAACCGGACTTGCCCCGGATCCGTACCCTCAAGGAAGAACTCAATCGCGTCATCCGTTCCCGGGCGGCCAACCCGAAGTGGATCGACGGGGTCAAGCGTCACGGTTACAAAGGCGCGTTCGAACTGGCAGCGACGGTGGACAACCTGTTCGCCTTCGACGCCACGACGCAACTGATCGACGATCACCAGTACGCCTTGCTGGCCGATGCCTACCTGCTCGACCCGGACACCCGGGACTTCGTCCGCCAACACAACCCCGATGCCTTGCGGGACATGACCGAGCGCATGCTTGAAGCCCAGCAGCGGGGGATGTGGCAGGCACCGGGCGAATACCGCCAGGCGCTGGAGAATCTGTTGCTCGACATCGAAGAAGATGGTTGATGTGCACAATCAGCAGGCCATATGCAGAATCTGTGACGAGGTCGTCTGTGGGAGCAAGGCTTGCCCGCGATACAGGCGATGCGATCCTTCAGAAATCGAGGCGTGTTTTCGCGAGCAAGCTTTGCTCCCACAGTGCGGGGATAAATCCCCTCGCCACAAGACTCTCTCCAAACCGACTTTACCGACCACCTTTGAGAATCGACCATGACCGACACCCCCCATTTCCCGCTCTCCGCCGTGGTCGGCGCCGATGACCTGAAACTGGCCCTGTGCCTGGCCGCCATCGATCCGAAAATCGGCGGCGTGCTGATCGAAGGTCCCCGGGGCATGGCCAAGTCGACCCTGGCCAGGGGACTGGCGGACTTGCTGGCGAGCGGGCAATTCGTCACCTTGCCCCTGGGCGCCACCGAAGAGCGGCTGGTGGGCACCCTCGATCTGGATGCGGCGCTGGGAGAAGGGCGCGCGCAGTTTTCTCCCGGTGTGCTGGCCAAGGCCGACGGCGGTGTGTTGTACGTCGATGAGGTCAACCTGCTGCCGGATCACCTGGTGGACCTGCTGCTGGACGTCGCCGCCAGCGGCACCAACCTGATCGAGCGCGACGGCATCTCCCATCGGCATCCGGCGCGTTTCGTGCTGATCGGCACCATGAACCCGGAAGAGGGCGAGTTGCGCCCGCAACTGCTCGACCGGTTTGGCCTGAACGTGGCCCTCGACGGTCATACCGCACCGGCCGAGCGCGGGCAGATCATCCGGCGGCGGCTGGATTTCGACAGTGATCCCGCCGCGTTTTGCGCTGAATGGGCAGCGGCCCAGGGCCAATTGCGCGAACGCTGCCGGAGTGCTCGCGAGCGCCTGTCACAGATTCCCCTGGACGATCAGGCCTTGGCGCAGATTACCGAGCGCTGCTTTGCCGCCGGCGTCGATGGCTTGCGCGCCGATCTGGTCTGGTTGCGGGCCGCACGGGCCCATGCGGCCTGGCACGGGGCGCAGGTTATCGCCGCCGAGGACATCGATGCGGTCGCCGAGTTTGCCTTGCGTCACCGTCGGCGCGGACATTCAGCCCCGGCACCTTCACCGTCCCAGGCCCCTTCGGCTGGCGAACGAGCCGCGGAGCCAAACGAAGGCCAGGGCCAATGGGGTGACCTGCCGGCCCAGGCGCTGCCGACCGGTGCCCGGCGTGACGTGCCGAGCTGGCCAAAAAAGCCCTAGGCATTCGCCCCCGTTCGGCCGCGGGGGCGAATGCCAGACCCCGTGCAGGGCGCCTCGACCTGGGGCGCCAGGGCCATAGCAAAGCGGCAGCCAGCGGTGCGGTGAACTGGCCGGGGACGTTGCTCAATGGCCGGCCACGTCTGCGTGAAGACCTGCGCTTTCACGGTCGCCATCGCTCGCCCCATGAGCTGTGGCTGGTCATCGTCGATGCGTCGGCCTCGACCCGTCGTCATCGGGCCTTGAGTGACGGCAAGGGCCTGTTGGCGCAGCTGTTCGACAACGCCTACCGGCAGCGCGCCCGGCTGGCGCTGTTGACGGCCAGTGGTGCGCAGCCGAACTGGCAAGTGCAGGGGCTCAAGGCCTCGGCCGGGTTGCGCGACTGGCTCGACGGGCTGGGCGCCGGTGGCGGTACGCCGTTACTGGCGGCGCTGCAGGAGGCCGGACATTGGCTGATCGCCCGGCGCAAGCGCTACCCGGCGGAGCAGCAGAGGGTGTTGCTGATGACGGATGGACGGGTGAAGGAGGGCTCGCCGCTGCCGCCGCTCGATTGCCCGTGTCTGTTGATCGACATCGAACGAGGTCCGATCCGTTTGGGCCGGGCCCGGCAGTTGGCGGGGCAATTGGGGGTTGAGTATCGGCATATCGATGATGGGGTATCTGGCTGATAGTCGTTGGCTGGACGGGCGCCATCGCGAGCAGGCTCGCTCCCACATGAGATGCGCTGTGAATACATGATTGATCTACGCCACAACCCACTGTGGGAGCGAGCCTGCTCGCGATAGCATCGCCTCGGTCCCCGATCTGCCCACCCCCAGACGGATCCCTGTTCTATGCTCAGGCAACTTCACAGGAGTGAACCATGCGCATACTCGTCACCAACCCCCAGGACGACTTCCGGGTCAAGGCGTATGCCGGCACCAATGGCGTGCTGCTTGCCATGGATCTGGCCGAACCGCGGCGCAAGGGGCTGCTGGGGTTTGCCATCGAGAAGCAGCAGGGTGACAAGCCCTGGTTGTTCCTGTTCAACAGCCTGACGTTCCCCGACAAGGCCCACACCTTCCCCCAGTTTCACGCCACGCCCAGCGACAAGGCGCCTTTGCAGAAATTTCGCTGGGCCGATTACGCCGTCAATCCCGGTGTGACCCTCCACTACCGCGTGCATCTGGCCTACGGCAGTCCCGATGCGCCGCAGTTGGGAGAGTCCCTGGAGGTCTCGGTCACCAGCGATAACGGACAACCGGCCAACCAGCGAGTGATCTTCAACCGCGCCGTGGCCGCCAGCCAGGCATTCCAGCGCAAATTCCCCGAACTGGATGCGTTGATCAGTGCCAACCGGAACCTGTCCATCGACGATTGGCCCGATGCGCCGCGTCGCTGGCTGGAGAACGGTCTGCTGGGGCGCTTGACCGGCTTCATCGACCGGGCGCTGGATGCCACCTGGGCCCTGGACGTCGCCATCTACGAGTACGAACTGCCGGTGATCGTCGATGCGGTGAATGCCGCTTTCACCCGTGGCGCGCAGGTGCGGGTGCTGTACCACGCCGAGCCGGGCGACGACACCACGCTGCGCAACGAAGCCAGCCTGGAAAAACTGCCGGTGGCGAACAAGCGTGGACGGGTAACCCAGAGCATCTTCCACGACAAGTTCATCGTCTTGAGCAAGGTCGATGGCAGTGGTGCGTTGCATCCCGAGGCCGTGCTCTGCGGCAGCACCAATTTCACCGCCAACGGTGTCTACCGCCAGGCCAATATCGTTCACGTGCTGGACGATCCCCGGGTGAGCGACAGCTACCGCCAGGTGTTCGAACAGATCTGGGCCGCCCCGCAGGACGTCGACGCCACCCGCCAATGGCTGACCCGGAGCAACCCCATGGACCCACGGCAACGGTTGTTCGTCGGGTTCTCGCCGCGTACGGGAGAAGGCGACCTGGACCGCTTCGTCGAGATCATCAATGCCGCCCGCAAGGACCTGTTGTTCGTCACTGCCTTCGTCCTGCCCGACCGGATCCTCGACGCCTTGCTCGGCCAACCCCACGACGACGTCCTGCGCTACGGGCTGCAAAACACCACCAGCCGCATCACCGGATTCCATGCCGACCGCACCGCCGAATTCGCCGCCACCGCGCTGCTCA belongs to Pseudomonas sp. B21-028 and includes:
- a CDS encoding ATP-binding protein, translating into MTDTPHFPLSAVVGADDLKLALCLAAIDPKIGGVLIEGPRGMAKSTLARGLADLLASGQFVTLPLGATEERLVGTLDLDAALGEGRAQFSPGVLAKADGGVLYVDEVNLLPDHLVDLLLDVAASGTNLIERDGISHRHPARFVLIGTMNPEEGELRPQLLDRFGLNVALDGHTAPAERGQIIRRRLDFDSDPAAFCAEWAAAQGQLRERCRSARERLSQIPLDDQALAQITERCFAAGVDGLRADLVWLRAARAHAAWHGAQVIAAEDIDAVAEFALRHRRRGHSAPAPSPSQAPSAGERAAEPNEGQGQWGDLPAQALPTGARRDVPSWPKKP
- a CDS encoding VWA domain-containing protein, with protein sequence MNWPGTLLNGRPRLREDLRFHGRHRSPHELWLVIVDASASTRRHRALSDGKGLLAQLFDNAYRQRARLALLTASGAQPNWQVQGLKASAGLRDWLDGLGAGGGTPLLAALQEAGHWLIARRKRYPAEQQRVLLMTDGRVKEGSPLPPLDCPCLLIDIERGPIRLGRARQLAGQLGVEYRHIDDGVSG
- a CDS encoding phospholipase D-like domain-containing protein gives rise to the protein MRILVTNPQDDFRVKAYAGTNGVLLAMDLAEPRRKGLLGFAIEKQQGDKPWLFLFNSLTFPDKAHTFPQFHATPSDKAPLQKFRWADYAVNPGVTLHYRVHLAYGSPDAPQLGESLEVSVTSDNGQPANQRVIFNRAVAASQAFQRKFPELDALISANRNLSIDDWPDAPRRWLENGLLGRLTGFIDRALDATWALDVAIYEYELPVIVDAVNAAFTRGAQVRVLYHAEPGDDTTLRNEASLEKLPVANKRGRVTQSIFHDKFIVLSKVDGSGALHPEAVLCGSTNFTANGVYRQANIVHVLDDPRVSDSYRQVFEQIWAAPQDVDATRQWLTRSNPMDPRQRLFVGFSPRTGEGDLDRFVEIINAARKDLLFVTAFVLPDRILDALLGQPHDDVLRYGLQNTTSRITGFHADRTAEFAATALLNTGLEGWLRENMKGQKGNLLVHTKAIVTDFTSDTPTIISGSHNLSAAASSNNDENYLIIQGDTDLADRYGLELLRFYEHYRFRYFAKKLALKQVKPLAVNDSWSDDYYRDEDLRMLSRVRFCGR